From the Kallotenue papyrolyticum genome, the window GAGTAGAGCGAGACATGCTCCGGCGCCAGATCGATCAGCCGGTCGAGGGTCTGCGTCCACTGCGCCAGGGTCTGCCCCGGCAGACCGAAGATGAAATCCAGGTTGATGCGCGTGAAGCCGGCGCGCAGCGCCTGCCGGTAGGTGGCGATCGCCTCGGCGGCAGTGTGGATGCGTCCCAGCACGCGCAGCGTGGGATCGTGGAAGGTCTGCACGCCGAACGAGATGCGGTTGATGCCCAGGCTGCGCAGCCCGCGCAGATAGGCTTCGTCGATCACTGTGCCCGGATTAGCTTCGGTGGTCACCTCTGCCTCGGCCAGCGGCACGATCGCGTCGGCGGCCTGGAGTACGCGCTCGATCTGCGCCAGCGAGAGCATGGTGGGCGTGCCGCCGCCTAGAAAGATCGTCGGGCGCAGCGCTGCGCGCGTCAGTGGCGCTGCCGCCGTGCCTTCCGGCGGCGCTGCCGGGGCGCGACCGAGCTGCCGGGCATAGCTGTCCAGCTCCTGACAGAGTGCCTCGACATAGGCGGCGATGCGGTGCTCCAGATTGGCGTAGGTGTTGAAGTCGCAGTAGGCGCAGCGCCGCTGGCAGAATGGAACATGAATGTACAGATGGCGAACCGGGTTCATCATCGGTATTGTACCGCTGTGCGGCAGACGCGGCAGGACAACACAAAAGCGCCAGGGGATACCCCTGGCGCCTGGCTGACGACGAACGAGTTTAGTAGCGTCCGCGTCCGCGCCCGCCGCGAAAGCCGCCGCGATCGCCCTGGGGCCGCGACTCGGCTTCGTTGACGCGCACCTGGCGGCCATCCAGATCCTGCCCATCCAGGGCGCGGATCACCGCCTGTACGTCGGATGTTTCGACGGTGACGAAGCCAAAGCCGCGCGAGCGGCCGGTATCACGATCGGTGATTACGCGGGCATCGATAACTTCGGCGTGGGGTGAGACGAAGTCGGACAGGTCGCTGTCGGTGGTGTTCCACGACAGGTTGCCAATGAACAAACGGCCTTGCATCGGTCCTCCAACGCGCCCTGCTGTCGGGCGCAGCCGCCGGTGGCGCGGCCAAGCATCCGCCGGCGACTCACACACTGCCACATGGTGGCATAACGCACGCGCTGCTGTGAAAGCAGCGTGGCCGCTGCAGCGCGCTGCAGCGGCCACGGACATACTATACCACAGCCGGGCCACCGGCGCAAGTGGCCATCTGGCCGGTTGCTGGTACGCGCCTTGCTCCCCGGACGGCCACGTGAGCCGAGAACAAGAGGAGCGGGTCCAATGAGCCAACCACAGGATCAGGAGCAACTGCAGCCACCCCAGCACCAGGAGCGTCAGCCCGGGCTGGAATCGGAGATGCGCCCGCAGCCGCGCGCCGATGCCCCCGGCCATCGTGGCAGCGGCAAACTACGCAATCGCGTGGCGCTGATCACCGGCGGCGATAGCGGCATCGGGCGTGCCGTGGCGATCGCCTTTGCGCGCGAAGGTGCGGATGTGGCGATCGTGTACCTCAACGAGCACCAGGACGCCGAAGCGACCAGGCGGCTGGTCCAGGATGAGGGCCGTCGTTGCCTGACTATCGCCGGCGATATCGGCGATGAAGCCTTCTGCCGCGAGGCGGTGCAGCGCACGGTTGCCGAACTGAGCCGGCTGGATGTGCTGGTCAACAACGCCGCCGAACAACATCCGCAGGACAGCCTGGAGCAGATTTCGCGCGAGCAACTGGAGCGCACCTTCCGTACCAACATCTTCAGCATGTTCTACCTGACCAAAGCCGCGCTGCCGCACTTGGGCGCAGGTAGCGCGATCATCAATACCTCGTCGGTGACGGCCTTCCGCGGCAGTCCACATCTGCTCGACTACGCTTCGACCAAGGGGGCGATCATCGCCTTCACGCGCTCGCTGGCGCTGGCGCTGGTGGAGCGCGGCATCCGTGTCAACGCTGTCGCGCCCGGTCCGATCTGGACGCCGCTAATCCCCTCCACCTTTCCGCCCGACAAGGTGGCCTCGTTTGGCGCGGATGTGCCCATGAAGCGTCCTGGCCAGCCGGAGGAGGTTGCGCCATGCTACGTCTTTCTGGCCTCCGACGACTCATCCTATATCACCGGCCAGACGTTGCATCCCAACGGCGGCGAGATCATCGGGAGCTGAGCCATGACCCGGACCACTCGGCTGGGAGCAGTGCTCGGCGCGCCGGTGGCGTTGGCCGCCGCCTGGCTGGCCTATAGCCGCTGGGGCATCGACCACGCGCTGCCGCTGCCGCCGGCACTGCCCGTCGAGCAGGTGACCTGCGACAGCGCCGCGGCGGGGCGGATCGCCTGCTATGTGGATCGCCGTGGCACGGGCGTGCCGTTGGTGCTGGTGCACAGCATCAACGCCGGCGCGTCGGCCTACGAGATGCGTCCGCTGTTTCTAACCTATCAGGGCCGCCGTCCGCTGTACGCGCCGGACCTGCCCGGCTTCGGCTTTGCCGAGCGCGGTGATCGCGACTACACGCCGGAGCTGTACGCTGCTGCGCTGCGCGATCTGCTGGCGCAGATCGCTCCGCCGGCGGACGTGGTGGCGCTCTCGCTGAGCAGTGAGTTTGCGGCGCGCGTGGCGCGCGATCATCCCGAGCTGATCCGGTCGCTGGTGTTGATCTCGCCGACCGGTTTCAACCGTGTCCGCAGCGCCAACCGCGTGCAGGCCACGGCTGAGCGCGGCCGCAGCGCGCAGGTGCGGCGCGTGCTGCTCTGGCCGCTGTGGAGCCAGGCGATCTTCGATCTGCTGGCCTCGCGCGCGAGCATTCGCTACTTTCTGCGCCAGAGCTTCATCGGCGCGGTGGATGCAGGGCTGGTGGACTACGCCTACCGTACTACGCACCAGCCGGGCGCGCGCTTCGCGCCCTTCAGTTTCGTCAGCGGTCGGCTCTTCACCCCCGATGCCGTGACGACGCTCTACCGCCGTGTGCAGCAGCCGACGCTGGTGCTCTACGATCGCGATGCCTTTGTGCGCTTCGATCGTCTGCCGGAACTGCTCGCCGAGCGGCCCAACTGGCAGGCGCGGCGCATTGTGCCGACGCGCGGCCTGCCGCACTGGGAACAAACCGAAGCGGTTGTGGCGCAGCTGGAGCGTTTCTGGAGCATGCTGGATGAGCGCGCGCCGCAAGCACCATGAAACTTTTTGTGACATGTTTACGTAATAAGCTAATGATCAGTGAGGGTAGTAGTATGGCCGACGTAACCCATGACGACTGGGCCTTCTTTGAGGCCAACCGTACCAAGATGGATTACGTGCGCGCGCCGCAGCCGGGCGAGTTCACCGACATCGAGATCCCGGAAGGGAGCCGAGTGCATGTCTATTTGATCAATCGGCGCAGCCTGGTGAAGGCTCTGGAGCTGCCCACCGGCGAACGCATTGCGACGGTGATGGAACTGGAGCCGCAGGCAGCGGCCAAGCGCCGGGCGGCGTAGCGCACGACGCATAGATGGTGCCGGGCAACGGGACGCAGTCGCGTCCCTTTTTTTTGCGCGCCAGGCCATTGACGAACCGCGGCGTTCTGCAGTACGATCATCAGTCTCAGTCGCGGCGCCGGGCCGCGCGGCATGGCACATCACCGGAGATGCACATGAAGCTGACAGGAACGCACACGATCCAGGCGCCTCGCGAGCGCGTATGGGACGCGTTGATGGATGTGGAAGCGCTCAAACAGCTCATTCCGGGCGTCGAGTCGCTGGAGGAGGTTGCGCCCAACACCTACCGCGGTGTGGCGCGCATCGGCGTGGCCAACATCAAGGGCGAGTACAGCGGCACGGTACGCCTGTCGGAGCTCAACCCGCCGGAGAGCTTCACCATCAGCGGCGAGGGGCGCGGCAAGCCCGGCCATGTGCGCGGCCAGGGCGCGATTCGCCTGACCGAGGATGCGCCGGGCGTGACCACGCTGCACTACGACGCCGATCTGCAGGTGGGTGGCATGATCGCCGCAGTTGGGCAGCGCCTGATCGAGGGCGCGGCCAAGCTGCTGGTCAACCAAGGGCTCAAGGCCCTGGAGCAGCATATCGAGCGGCGGGGCTGATGCAACCCTTTGCGATCACCCTGCGCGTGCGGCGCTACGAAGTGGATGTGCTGGGCCATGTCAACAACGCTGTGTACCAGCACTACCTGGAACAGGCCGCCGTCGAACATTCGGAGCAGCTTGGCTTCAGCTATGAGCGTTACCGTCAGATCGGCGGCATCTTCGTCCTGCGGCGCATCACCATCGACTACCTGCGGCCGGCACTGGCCGGCGATCTGTTGCGCGTAACGACCTGGATCGGCCAGATGCGCGGCCCGCGCGCGGTGCGTCACTACCAGATCCACCGCGCGCCGGAGCAGGAGTTGCTGCTGACGGCAGAGGCACTGTGGGCCTGGATCGACCTGGCGACGGGTCGCCCGCGACCAATCCCGGCGGAGCTACTCCAGGCGTTTCTGGCGGCGGATGGATCGCCGGAGTTGCCGCCGGCGGAGCGCTGACAGCGGTGCGGCGCAGTTAGCGTGCCGCGACGCGGGCGCCGCTCTGCTCCATGTGCCGGCGCGCCTCCAGGACGGCACCGCGCAGCGCTTCGACATCGGCGGGCGTGCAGAAGCGGTCGCCCAGCGCTACCTGATGCTTGACAAAGGCCAGCTCGATCAGCAGATGATGGAAGCGGTGCGTGGCGCGCAGCGCCGTCCAGCCGCCCTGCAGCAGCGCCTGGCCTTCGACGCGCAGCCGTTGTGTCGGATGTTGGACGATCTGGTACTGCTCCTCGTCGATGATGCCGCGCTCCACTTCCGCACCCAGGTAGGTGCTGGTCCAGTGCAGTTCGTGGCGCTGCGCCAGCACCGCCGTCGCCAGCACGATCAGCACGCCGCCGCTATCCGCCAACCAGGCCAGTAGCAGCCCCAGCACACCTGCCTGCGCCGACGAGTTGTGCAGGGCATGTACCAGGATCGCCAGCCACAGCGCGATCGGCGTCGCCAGGTAGCCGACCCAGCGCCGGCGCTCATAGCGTACCAGCCCCAGCGCGATGCCAACGATGCTGCTGAAAAAGGCATGGTTGAAGCCGAACAGCAGCGTGCGCATCAGCCACACCGTGCCGAACTGTTCCGCATAACTGAGGAAGTACAGCAGATTTTCGGTCATGGCGAAGCCGAAGCCCACCAGCGCGCCATAGATAATGCCGTCAAGCACGCCGTTGAACTCGCGCCGGGCGAAGAGAAAAATGCCGATCAATGCCAGGGCTTTGAGTGTCTCTTCCACGATCGGCGCGGCCAGGGTCGTCGGCGCGCCCGGACCGAAATGGGTGACCACGGTCGGCGCCAGCGCGACCTCGGTGATCAGCGCCAGCGCCACTGCGGGGAGCGCGCCCCACACGAAGGCGACGATCAGCAGATGGAGCGGCTCCTTTTCATGGCGGTCGAGCCACCAGATCAGCAAGGTGTAGCCCAGGGTCGGCACCAGCGCGGCCAACAGGGCGATGAGCAAGGACATGGCGTGCCTCGGTCGAGCGTTCAGTCTTCTTCGGGCGGCCGTGCCGCGCCGTCGAGCAGATACGGTAGATCCGGGTGGCGCTTAAAGCCGACCAGCGCGGCGTTGGGCGCGACCATGCGCTGCATCAGGCGGCGGCGATCGAGAATCTCGGTGCCTGTGCCACGCAGCTTGGGCGTAAACACCATCAGGCTAACCAGGACGGCGTAGGCCAGCGCAACCAGCCCCAGCGTCACCAGGCCGGGCACGGGACCGATCGCGGCGCACTGCAGCAACGTACGGCACTGCTCCGCTTCGGGCCTGGCCGGCGGCAGGAGTTTGTAGAGCCACAGCAGCAGCAGAAAGGCAAAGATCGCAAAGTAATTGTGGCGCAGACGCCGGCCAAGCGCTTCGGCGAAACTGATTTTGAAGTGCGGGTCCTGCAGATCACACATCAGGATCGTGTGCCAGGCAGCGCTGGCTTCGACGGTGTTGGCGCGCAGGATCGGCGCGAAATACTCGGTTTCCATCAGGCGAATCCAGCCGCTCCACAGGTCGTAGAAGCGGAAGCGCCGCGCTTCGATCGCCAGGAAAGCGAAGGCCAGAAACATGCCGATCAGCGCCAGCACGTGAGGCCGGTTGCGGTCCGCCAGCACAAAGCTGGCAATGCTGCCGGAGGTGACGATCGCCCAGTTGGTGGTGGTGTCGATGCGCGCACGCCAGATGTTGGCCTGATCCATCAGGCCGCGGTAGAAGTGCACCATCACGCCGGGTGTCAACGGTGATGCGGAACTGCGCTGCTGCATGGCCCTATTATCGCATGCACCGCCGCAAAGGTGAAGCACGCTGTCCCGCGCTGCGCTCGGCGCAAGGTGGCTAGCGGAGGAGGCGCTCGAAGGTGATCACGCGCAGGGCGATCAGGGCGGCACCAAGCGCTGCCAGGGCGTAGAGCAGCACCAGCAGCCCGATACTCCAGGTGCCCGGCACGCCCAGCAACACGCCCAGACTGAGCAGAATCAACGGGCTGATCAACGCACCGGTCAGATTATTGGCGGTGCGGAAGTCTTTCGCCAGCAGGCTGATCAACAGCGCGCTGGCGGTGGAGTAGGCCAGCGCGGCGATCAGCAGCAGGAGGAACACTAGCACCAGGCCGGGCGTAGCCAGCTTCAGCCAGAGCAGCAGGGCCGCGTCGATGGCGAAGAGCGGCAGAGTGATGCCGCCACTCAGCAGCAGGATCACCAGCAGTTTGGCCAGCAGGATCTGCGTCACGCGCACCGGTAGCGCGACTAGGAGTTCTAGCGTTCGATTCTCGCGTTCAGCGATTAGCGTGTAGGTGGCGGTCATCGCGGGCACGATCAGGCCGCTCAGCAGCATAAACAGAGGTAGGAGCAACATGCGCAGCAGCGCCCGCGGGTCGTTGCCCATGGCGGCCAGGCCCGGCGGCAACGGCACGCCGGCAGGCAGATTGGAGCGCATCGCCGCATCTGCGCCGCTGGCCAGGGCCAGCATCTGTCCGCCGGGGATGATCAGCAGAAACAAGGTTGGAAAGAACAGCGCCGAGAGCAACGCGCCGCGACTACGGCGCAGTTGCCGCCACTCCTTGCGCATCAACAGGCGAACCTCACGCGCCACCATGCGCCGCTCCTACCACGTCGAGAAACACGTCTTCCAGGCTTGGCGTGAGCGTGTGGCACTCGTACACGTTGAGGCCCATGTCCAGCAAGGTGCGCAACAGCGCTGGCGCCTCCTGTTCTGGCGCCGCGACCGTGATGCGCACGCGCCGATCGACGATCTCAGGCACGTAGCCGCGGCTCTGCAGCGCATGGCTCAGGGCGGCAACGCCTTCGCGGGCCGCGAGTTCGAGTTGCGGCTGCGCTCGACGGCGGAGTTGGGCAATCGGCGCGTGCACCAGCACGCGTCCGCCGCGGATGATCAACACGCTGTCGCAGAGCGCTTCTGCTTCGGCCAGATTATGCGTGCACAACAACACGCTCCGTCCGGTGATCATCTGCTGCAGGAAGGTATGGACCTCACGCGTAGCAACCGGATCGAGGCCAACGGTAGGCTCGTCCAACAGCAGGAGATCGGGAGCGGGGAGCAGGGCAGCCGCTAGCGCTAAGCGGCGCTGGTAGCCGCCGGAAAGCGCCGCCATGCGTCGCTCGAGGTAGGCGTCCAGACCGAAGACCTCGATCACGCGCGCCGGATCGCCCCGGCCATAGAGCTCGCGCACGAACTGCAGGTATTCGCCCACCGTGAGATCGCGGTACATTCCCGGCCCCTGGGGCACAACCCCAACACGGCGCTTGGCAGCCAGAAAATCGGCCGCATGTGTCGTTGTGCCGAAGAGCGCCACCCTGCCACGTGTGGGCGTGAGCGCACCGGTCAACAGGCGAATGATCGTGGTTTTACCGGCGCCGTTGGGGCCGAGCAGGGCGGCACGCTCACCGGACGCCAACCGCAGGCTGACGCCATCCAGCGCTCGGACCTGGCCGGGGTAGATTTTGACGACCTCCTGAAGTTCCAGCGGCGTTTCGTGAGGAGCCATGGCGCTGCGCCTCCCAGTCTGCACCCCATTCTACCGCGAAGATGCTCTGGCGCATCGCTCTCAGGTCGCAGGCGGCATGCTCAACGAGGAGCGGCAGTGGCCGATCGACGTGAACAGGGCCAGCACATGCTGGCCGACCGGTTGCTACCGACGCATCTGCGCCTAGCTGTGCCAAGCACGTGGTACGACGATAGCAGAAGCGCTGGCGCAGCGCAAGGCTGCCTGGTTCCAAGCTGACGTGCTGGTTAGGCTCAGGCCCTGTCTGGCAGCGACAGGCGCGCCTGGTGGCGATCTGCCGACCGGGCACGCCTGTCTATGCGCAGCGCTGCAATGCTGCTTAGCTCAGGCGGAGCCGGGCACGGCCTGCCGGTTGTACGCGCAGCTCTTCGGGATCGGCGACCACGCGCCCGCCGCGCACGGTCGCGCCGATCACCAGCGCGGCGCTGATCAGCACGATGTTCTTGATGATGTACTGGCCTTCCAGCGTCGGCGCGATCGGCACCACGGTAAAGGTCTCGCCCGGGAACAGAAAGAGCGGCGTGATCGTGCCGGCCATTTGCACCAGCAGCAGCAGGATCGTAGTGCGCAGAAAGCGTCCGCTGATTAGCCCCAGGCCGATCAGCGTCTCCCAGGCCGCCAGGATCAGCAGCGCCGCGGCTGGCGGGATCAGTCCGAAGGTCAACAGCTCGATCGTGCGCGTCGCCAGATCCTGCGCTGGGCTTAGGCCGGGAACGAACTTCAACACCCCGAACCAGAAGAAGACAAGGCCCAGACCGACGCGCAGCAGCACAATGCCGTAGCGTGCCATCAGGCGCGTAACACGGCGATCGAGCTGATCGAAGGTGGCATACCAGCGCGTGAACATGGTCGCCCTCCTGGGTGTGAAAGAAATCACAACCGTAGTATAGCCGCGCCTCAGGATCGCGGCCAGCTCTTTGAGCCTGATCTTGGGCTCCCCTGTTGATCGGTCGTGTGCTGGGATACTGAGCCGAGGCGACAGATGATCGCGAATCGGCTACTATGTAGGTAGTGGGCTGTGAGGGGAGGACGCATGCAGGCAATCGTGATACGCGAGGTCGGTGGCCCCGAGGTGTTGGAGCTGCGCGAGATACCGACACCTGAGCCGGTAGCCGATCAGGTACGCGTGCGGGTGCGCGCCACAGCGCTCAATCGCGCCGACCTGTTGCAGCGGCGCGGCGGCTATCCCGCGCCCTTTGGCGCGCCGCAGGAGATCCCTGGTCTGGAATTTGCCGGCGAGATCGACGCGGTCGGGCCGCTGGTGGAGCGGCTGCGGCCCGGTGACCGCGTCTTCGGGATTGTGGGCGGGGGCGCCTACGCCGAGTACGTGATCACGACCGAGCGCATGGCGGTGCCGATTCCCGCCAATCTGGACTGGATCGCCGCCGCGGCGGTGCCCGAAGTGTTCATGACCGCCCACGATGCGCTGCGTCAGGCGGGCTTTGTCGCCGGCGAGCGCGTGCTGATCCATGCCGTCGCTTCGGGCGTAGGTACGGCGGCGCTGCAACTGGTGCGTGCGCTGGGCGGCTTCAGTATCGGCACGGCGCGCACGGCCGAGAAGCTGGCTGCGGCGCGCGCATTGGGGCTGGATCTCGATCTACCGGCGGATGGCTGGCTTGAGCGGCTCGGCGCCACCGTCGGCGAGGTGGATGTCATTCTGGACCTAGTGGGCGCGTCCTATCTGCAGGACAATCTCCAGGCGCTGGCGCCGCGTGGCCGCCTGGTGCTGATCGGCCTGCAGAGCGGCAGCCGCGCCACGGCGGATCTCAGCCTGATCCAGCGCAAACGCCTGCAGGTCATCGGCACGGTGCTGCGCGCCCGACCGCTGGAGGAGAAGATCGCCGTCACCCAGGCCTTTGCGCGGCAGGTTGTGCCGTTGCTGGCGCGGGGCGTGGTCCGTCCGGTGATCGACCGCGTCTTCGAGCTGGCCGAGGCTGCCGAGGCGCACCGCTACATGGAGCGCAACGCCAACGTGGGCAAGATCGTGCTGCACGTGAGTACGTAGGCATCCGGTGGCGCGGCGCACGACGAATATTGCACGGGACAGCATGGATCTCTTCGCGCAGGCCTGGAGCTACTTCTGGGACAACCGCGCCGAGTTCGGCGCAAGCATGGTCCAGCACGTGCTGTTGAGCGGCGCGGCGCTGGCGATCGCGCTGAGTCTGTGCCTGCCGCTGGGCATTTGGGCCGCCTACAATGCGCGCACAGCGCAGCTCGGCATCAACTTGGCTAACGCTCTGCGGGTGGTGCCCAGTCTGGCGATCCTGTTTCTGGCCTATCCCTACCTGGGGCTGGGCTTTCGCAACGCGCTGCTAGCGCTCACGGTGCTGGCCTGTCCGCCGCTGCTGATCAACACCTATGCCGGGCTGCGCGCGGTCGATCCGGCGGTGGTTGAGGCAGCGCGCGGCATGGGTATGAACGCCTGGCAGCGGCTCAGCCGCGTGGAGCTGCCGCTGGCGCTGCCGGTGCTGCTGGCCGGCGTGCGCATCGCGACGGTAGAGGTCATCGCCAGCGCGGCGTTGGCCGCCTTTGTCGGTGGGCGTGGTCTGGGGCTGTTTATTCAACGCGGCTTTTCGGTCAACCGTCCGGAGATCACCTTGGCGGCGGTGGTGCCGATCGCGCTGCTGGCGCTGCTGGCCGATGCGCTGCTGGCCCTGCTGCAGCGCGCCACACAACGGGCCGCCTGACATGGGCGGTGCTGGAAGGGGAAGCACAGATGCGGTTCAAAGCATGGCTGGGTCTGGTGGGCCTGCTGTTGATCAGCACGCTGACGGCGTGCGCCAATGGCGGAGGAGGGGCGGCGGCATCGCCACAGAATGAGCCGTCGGTCAGCGCCGCGCCGCAGACCCCCGCCGCGACGGGTGGCGTGACGCTGCGCATCGGTTCCAAAAACTTCACGGAACAGTTCATTTTGGCCGAGATGTACGCGCAGGCCCTGGAGGCCAACGGCTTTCAGGTCGATCGCGAAAACATTGGCCTGGCTAACGAAGCCATCGCTCACCAAGCGATCACCAACGGCGAGATCGACCTGTATCCGGAGTATGTCGCCACGGCGCTGCAGGCGATCCTTAAGCAGGAGCTGCCGCGTCCGCCGGATCGCGACGAAATCTATCGCCGCGTCAAAGACGCCTACGCACAGCAGTTCAAGCTGGCGGTGCTGGAGCCCTCTGGTTTTGAAAACAATCAGGCGCTGGCCATGACCAAGCCGCGCG encodes:
- a CDS encoding SDR family oxidoreductase; its protein translation is MSQPQDQEQLQPPQHQERQPGLESEMRPQPRADAPGHRGSGKLRNRVALITGGDSGIGRAVAIAFAREGADVAIVYLNEHQDAEATRRLVQDEGRRCLTIAGDIGDEAFCREAVQRTVAELSRLDVLVNNAAEQHPQDSLEQISREQLERTFRTNIFSMFYLTKAALPHLGAGSAIINTSSVTAFRGSPHLLDYASTKGAIIAFTRSLALALVERGIRVNAVAPGPIWTPLIPSTFPPDKVASFGADVPMKRPGQPEEVAPCYVFLASDDSSYITGQTLHPNGGEIIGS
- a CDS encoding DUF2270 domain-containing protein; amino-acid sequence: MQQRSSASPLTPGVMVHFYRGLMDQANIWRARIDTTTNWAIVTSGSIASFVLADRNRPHVLALIGMFLAFAFLAIEARRFRFYDLWSGWIRLMETEYFAPILRANTVEASAAWHTILMCDLQDPHFKISFAEALGRRLRHNYFAIFAFLLLLWLYKLLPPARPEAEQCRTLLQCAAIGPVPGLVTLGLVALAYAVLVSLMVFTPKLRGTGTEILDRRRLMQRMVAPNAALVGFKRHPDLPYLLDGAARPPEED
- a CDS encoding ABC transporter ATP-binding protein; this encodes MAPHETPLELQEVVKIYPGQVRALDGVSLRLASGERAALLGPNGAGKTTIIRLLTGALTPTRGRVALFGTTTHAADFLAAKRRVGVVPQGPGMYRDLTVGEYLQFVRELYGRGDPARVIEVFGLDAYLERRMAALSGGYQRRLALAAALLPAPDLLLLDEPTVGLDPVATREVHTFLQQMITGRSVLLCTHNLAEAEALCDSVLIIRGGRVLVHAPIAQLRRRAQPQLELAAREGVAALSHALQSRGYVPEIVDRRVRITVAAPEQEAPALLRTLLDMGLNVYECHTLTPSLEDVFLDVVGAAHGGA
- a CDS encoding PrsW family intramembrane metalloprotease, yielding MSLLIALLAALVPTLGYTLLIWWLDRHEKEPLHLLIVAFVWGALPAVALALITEVALAPTVVTHFGPGAPTTLAAPIVEETLKALALIGIFLFARREFNGVLDGIIYGALVGFGFAMTENLLYFLSYAEQFGTVWLMRTLLFGFNHAFFSSIVGIALGLVRYERRRWVGYLATPIALWLAILVHALHNSSAQAGVLGLLLAWLADSGGVLIVLATAVLAQRHELHWTSTYLGAEVERGIIDEEQYQIVQHPTQRLRVEGQALLQGGWTALRATHRFHHLLIELAFVKHQVALGDRFCTPADVEALRGAVLEARRHMEQSGARVAAR
- a CDS encoding acyl-CoA thioesterase; amino-acid sequence: MQPFAITLRVRRYEVDVLGHVNNAVYQHYLEQAAVEHSEQLGFSYERYRQIGGIFVLRRITIDYLRPALAGDLLRVTTWIGQMRGPRAVRHYQIHRAPEQELLLTAEALWAWIDLATGRPRPIPAELLQAFLAADGSPELPPAER
- a CDS encoding RNA recognition motif domain-containing protein — encoded protein: MQGRLFIGNLSWNTTDSDLSDFVSPHAEVIDARVITDRDTGRSRGFGFVTVETSDVQAVIRALDGQDLDGRQVRVNEAESRPQGDRGGFRGGRGRGRY
- a CDS encoding glycine betaine ABC transporter substrate-binding protein — translated: MRFKAWLGLVGLLLISTLTACANGGGGAAASPQNEPSVSAAPQTPAATGGVTLRIGSKNFTEQFILAEMYAQALEANGFQVDRENIGLANEAIAHQAITNGEIDLYPEYVATALQAILKQELPRPPDRDEIYRRVKDAYAQQFKLAVLEPSGFENNQALAMTKPRAGELGITTYSDLAQQAGQLVLGGPPEFFERPDGLRGLQQAYGGFNFREVRQLTPSLRYPALQDGTVDVVVAFTTDGEIAGLDLQLLQDDKQFYPPYQVAPVVRQAVLDANPQLAAILNRVTAELKDPQTMAALNWQVDGPEGKEPAEVARAFLQQRGIVQ
- a CDS encoding NAD(P)H-quinone oxidoreductase, which codes for MQAIVIREVGGPEVLELREIPTPEPVADQVRVRVRATALNRADLLQRRGGYPAPFGAPQEIPGLEFAGEIDAVGPLVERLRPGDRVFGIVGGGAYAEYVITTERMAVPIPANLDWIAAAAVPEVFMTAHDALRQAGFVAGERVLIHAVASGVGTAALQLVRALGGFSIGTARTAEKLAAARALGLDLDLPADGWLERLGATVGEVDVILDLVGASYLQDNLQALAPRGRLVLIGLQSGSRATADLSLIQRKRLQVIGTVLRARPLEEKIAVTQAFARQVVPLLARGVVRPVIDRVFELAEAAEAHRYMERNANVGKIVLHVST
- a CDS encoding SRPBCC family protein, with the protein product MKLTGTHTIQAPRERVWDALMDVEALKQLIPGVESLEEVAPNTYRGVARIGVANIKGEYSGTVRLSELNPPESFTISGEGRGKPGHVRGQGAIRLTEDAPGVTTLHYDADLQVGGMIAAVGQRLIEGAAKLLVNQGLKALEQHIERRG
- a CDS encoding ABC transporter permease subunit, with translation MVAREVRLLMRKEWRQLRRSRGALLSALFFPTLFLLIIPGGQMLALASGADAAMRSNLPAGVPLPPGLAAMGNDPRALLRMLLLPLFMLLSGLIVPAMTATYTLIAERENRTLELLVALPVRVTQILLAKLLVILLLSGGITLPLFAIDAALLLWLKLATPGLVLVFLLLLIAALAYSTASALLISLLAKDFRTANNLTGALISPLILLSLGVLLGVPGTWSIGLLVLLYALAALGAALIALRVITFERLLR
- a CDS encoding DoxX family membrane protein — encoded protein: MFTRWYATFDQLDRRVTRLMARYGIVLLRVGLGLVFFWFGVLKFVPGLSPAQDLATRTIELLTFGLIPPAAALLILAAWETLIGLGLISGRFLRTTILLLLVQMAGTITPLFLFPGETFTVVPIAPTLEGQYIIKNIVLISAALVIGATVRGGRVVADPEELRVQPAGRARLRLS
- a CDS encoding alpha/beta fold hydrolase — its product is MTRTTRLGAVLGAPVALAAAWLAYSRWGIDHALPLPPALPVEQVTCDSAAAGRIACYVDRRGTGVPLVLVHSINAGASAYEMRPLFLTYQGRRPLYAPDLPGFGFAERGDRDYTPELYAAALRDLLAQIAPPADVVALSLSSEFAARVARDHPELIRSLVLISPTGFNRVRSANRVQATAERGRSAQVRRVLLWPLWSQAIFDLLASRASIRYFLRQSFIGAVDAGLVDYAYRTTHQPGARFAPFSFVSGRLFTPDAVTTLYRRVQQPTLVLYDRDAFVRFDRLPELLAERPNWQARRIVPTRGLPHWEQTEAVVAQLERFWSMLDERAPQAP
- a CDS encoding ABC transporter permease; the protein is MDLFAQAWSYFWDNRAEFGASMVQHVLLSGAALAIALSLCLPLGIWAAYNARTAQLGINLANALRVVPSLAILFLAYPYLGLGFRNALLALTVLACPPLLINTYAGLRAVDPAVVEAARGMGMNAWQRLSRVELPLALPVLLAGVRIATVEVIASAALAAFVGGRGLGLFIQRGFSVNRPEITLAAVVPIALLALLADALLALLQRATQRAA